The following proteins are encoded in a genomic region of Phycisphaera sp.:
- a CDS encoding class I SAM-dependent methyltransferase, whose product MTSSQAVAENAYPARVQPLPDAVDHWRAEREYWLGRLEAYYREAFGVGLDRLQTDDAATPGARVSVIQDVAKSNPDAFYATGARGILFYLQELRDHGVDPASLGAVLEFGLGFGRLLRHWLPIGPELFGCDVTPAAAEYCAEVFGDRARISCNAEEPPLEYEDGQFDHVFANSVFTHIRGEAAVRWAAEMARIIRPGGVAIFSALDDNVHLNNLTERELDQILRENDGVREWGRPGVRENYRYATDDAERRLWSPWFEVLEIRRHFKDQRHVILRRKS is encoded by the coding sequence ATGACCTCATCCCAAGCCGTCGCCGAGAACGCGTACCCGGCCCGTGTCCAGCCGCTGCCCGACGCGGTGGACCACTGGCGGGCCGAGCGCGAGTACTGGCTCGGCCGGCTCGAGGCGTACTACCGCGAGGCGTTCGGGGTTGGGCTCGATCGGTTGCAGACCGATGATGCGGCAACGCCCGGTGCGCGGGTGAGCGTGATCCAGGACGTTGCCAAGAGCAACCCCGATGCGTTTTATGCGACTGGTGCTCGAGGGATTCTGTTCTACTTGCAGGAACTGCGAGACCACGGCGTGGACCCGGCTTCGCTGGGCGCGGTGCTGGAGTTCGGGCTTGGGTTCGGGCGGTTGCTGCGGCATTGGCTGCCCATCGGGCCGGAGCTGTTCGGGTGCGATGTGACGCCTGCGGCGGCCGAGTATTGCGCTGAGGTGTTCGGCGATCGCGCACGCATCTCTTGCAACGCCGAGGAGCCGCCGCTCGAGTATGAGGACGGCCAGTTCGATCACGTGTTTGCCAACTCGGTGTTTACGCACATCCGAGGCGAGGCGGCGGTTCGCTGGGCAGCGGAGATGGCCCGCATCATCCGACCGGGCGGTGTCGCGATCTTCAGCGCCCTGGACGACAACGTCCACCTGAACAACCTGACCGAACGGGAACTCGATCAAATCTTGCGCGAGAACGATGGCGTGCGGGAATGGGGACGGCCGGGTGTGCGTGAGAACTATCGCTACGCGACCGACGATGCCGAGCGGCGGTTGTGGTCGCCCTGGTTTGAGGTGCTCGAGATCCGCCGGCACTTCAAGGACCAGCGGCACGTGATCCTGCGGCGCAAGTCCTAG
- a CDS encoding pyridoxal-phosphate dependent enzyme — MPAPAPDMSLANAVTVDDVRAAAGRIEDKVRYTPVLEGTPIDAMLDRQLAGHGPKVVFKCENLQHTGAFKLRGATNALLQLDKSTSGVLTYSSGNHAQAIARAGVDLGVPTVIVMPTNAPQIKLDATKREIHRGQERGHDSSRIVLYDAQTQVRETVGGTIAKDEGLTIIPPYDHPHVIAGQGTAALELLDRSGPIDMILAPCGGGGLLSGTAIAAKSVCPHCVVIGVEPAAADDAARSFRSGVLHSVRNPDTIADGTRTPSLGRYTFPLVLKHVDRFVTVEEDEIIAAMRLVMDRLKLVVEPSGALGLAGLLRLAHEEPGSVADRRVGIIFSGGNVDLDTIQGLA; from the coding sequence ATGCCCGCCCCGGCTCCGGACATGTCGCTGGCCAACGCCGTCACCGTTGACGACGTGCGCGCGGCGGCAGGGCGGATCGAAGACAAAGTGCGCTACACGCCGGTGCTCGAAGGCACCCCCATCGACGCCATGCTCGACCGCCAACTTGCCGGCCACGGCCCGAAGGTCGTCTTCAAGTGCGAGAACCTCCAGCACACCGGCGCCTTCAAGCTCCGCGGCGCGACCAACGCGCTCTTGCAACTCGACAAGAGCACGAGCGGCGTCCTGACCTACAGCAGCGGCAACCACGCCCAGGCCATCGCCCGCGCCGGTGTCGACCTCGGCGTACCCACCGTCATCGTCATGCCGACCAACGCGCCGCAGATCAAGCTCGACGCCACGAAGCGCGAGATTCATCGGGGGCAAGAGCGCGGCCACGATAGCTCCCGCATCGTGCTCTATGACGCGCAGACCCAAGTCCGCGAAACCGTCGGCGGCACGATCGCCAAGGACGAGGGCCTCACCATCATCCCGCCGTACGACCACCCCCACGTCATCGCCGGCCAGGGTACGGCAGCCCTCGAATTACTCGATCGTTCCGGGCCGATTGACATGATTCTGGCTCCTTGCGGCGGTGGGGGCTTGCTCAGCGGAACGGCCATCGCCGCCAAGAGCGTGTGCCCCCACTGCGTTGTCATCGGCGTCGAGCCCGCGGCCGCCGACGACGCGGCTCGCAGCTTCCGCAGCGGCGTGCTCCACAGCGTGCGCAACCCCGACACCATCGCCGACGGCACTCGCACCCCAAGCCTGGGCCGCTACACCTTCCCGCTCGTGCTCAAACACGTCGATCGCTTCGTGACCGTCGAAGAAGACGAGATCATCGCCGCCATGCGATTGGTGATGGACCGCCTCAAGCTCGTCGTCGAGCCCTCGGGCGCACTGGGCCTGGCCGGCCTGCTGCGGCTGGCTCACGAGGAACCGGGCTCGGTGGCCGACCGTCGCGTTGGAATTATCTTCAGCGGCGGGAACGTTGATCTCGACACGATCCAGGGCCTGGCTTAG
- a CDS encoding glycosyltransferase family 9 protein: MAEAVGDRDRRLLIVLPSWVGDAVMATPALRLIRDTLPGWYIGAICRPGIDQVLAGLDSLDEVHIAPTTGVLGPKRVAAQLRPRRYAAALLLTNSFSTALATRVAGIPMRLGYERDGRGLLLTHRLTAPKREGGGWAIVPAVAYYHHAARALLDVLADRQVNATAPIEPLPARARLELVATDADIIKAADVLTKAGIDPETKLAVLNPGGNNTAKRWPPDRFGQLADWLLEAHGLTSVINASPAEAEIAAAVRAASRCGPPNLADHGGSLASLKGVLARSSLMVTNDTGPRHMAAALSVPVVSLFGPTDHRWTTIPTPAGEQLVLADPDLPEGQTANDDPQRSRVDRITLDRVQQAVDLVLNTNHAPADGGGEGGLAPGR; this comes from the coding sequence ATGGCTGAGGCGGTGGGGGATCGGGACCGCCGGCTGCTGATCGTCCTGCCCTCGTGGGTGGGCGACGCCGTCATGGCCACGCCCGCCCTGCGCCTCATCCGAGACACGCTCCCCGGCTGGTACATCGGTGCCATATGTAGGCCCGGCATCGACCAGGTGCTCGCCGGTCTGGATTCTCTCGACGAGGTCCACATCGCGCCGACCACCGGCGTGCTCGGGCCAAAGCGCGTGGCCGCCCAGCTCCGTCCCCGTCGCTACGCCGCCGCCCTCCTGCTCACCAACTCGTTCTCCACCGCGCTCGCCACCCGCGTCGCCGGCATCCCCATGCGCCTGGGCTACGAGCGCGACGGCCGGGGCTTGCTCCTAACCCACCGGCTTACAGCTCCGAAGCGCGAGGGCGGCGGCTGGGCCATCGTGCCCGCCGTTGCGTACTACCACCACGCCGCGCGCGCCTTGCTGGATGTTCTCGCCGATCGCCAGGTCAACGCCACGGCCCCCATCGAGCCCTTGCCCGCGCGCGCCAGGCTCGAACTCGTCGCCACCGACGCCGACATTATCAAAGCCGCCGACGTGCTCACCAAGGCCGGCATCGATCCCGAAACCAAGCTCGCCGTCCTCAACCCCGGCGGCAACAACACCGCCAAACGCTGGCCGCCCGATCGTTTTGGCCAGCTCGCCGACTGGCTGCTCGAAGCCCACGGCCTGACCAGCGTCATCAACGCCTCGCCTGCCGAGGCGGAAATCGCCGCCGCCGTGCGCGCCGCGTCGCGTTGCGGGCCCCCAAACCTTGCCGATCACGGCGGCTCGCTCGCCTCGCTCAAAGGGGTGCTCGCGCGTTCAAGCCTGATGGTCACCAACGACACCGGCCCCCGCCACATGGCCGCCGCCCTGAGCGTACCCGTTGTGAGCCTGTTCGGGCCGACCGACCACCGCTGGACCACCATCCCCACGCCCGCCGGCGAGCAACTCGTGCTGGCCGATCCGGACCTACCCGAGGGCCAGACCGCCAACGACGACCCGCAGCGCAGCCGCGTCGACCGCATCACCCTCGATCGCGTGCAGCAGGCCGTCGATTTGGTGCTCAACACCAACCACGCACCTGCCGATGGGGGTGGTGAGGGAGGGCTGGCCCCGGGCCGGTGA
- a CDS encoding ankyrin repeat domain-containing protein, which translates to MNNLKGHLVLVGVAALGVSLILVAILIPPGNPPLPGDEQGQGETAGTPDGEAAEGERSRTVEPIEPMDEPAHVRLLRAASAGDVATMRSLIGMGVSPDAAASTADVASVSTPPLEAGATALMLAARDSDAATVNALLEAGADPNAQADSGMNALMQAAQRGQTDIVVSLLGAGADPTLETAEGRTALMLAARNGAHHSVDLLLEAGADPDEADAQGVTALMHAAGGQHMEAVIVLLGGGARVDLADSSGRGALDRAGESGPIADVLREAAGG; encoded by the coding sequence ATGAACAATCTCAAGGGCCATCTGGTGCTCGTTGGCGTCGCGGCGCTCGGCGTGTCGCTCATCCTGGTTGCGATCCTGATCCCGCCGGGCAATCCGCCGCTGCCGGGGGATGAGCAGGGCCAGGGCGAGACCGCCGGCACACCGGATGGTGAGGCGGCCGAAGGCGAGCGGTCACGCACGGTCGAGCCCATCGAGCCGATGGACGAGCCGGCGCACGTGCGGCTGCTGCGGGCGGCCTCGGCCGGTGACGTGGCGACGATGCGGAGCCTGATCGGCATGGGTGTGAGCCCCGATGCCGCGGCCAGCACGGCCGACGTGGCGTCGGTGAGCACGCCCCCGCTGGAAGCCGGAGCGACGGCCCTGATGCTGGCGGCCCGGGACAGCGATGCGGCGACGGTCAATGCCCTTCTGGAAGCCGGAGCCGACCCGAACGCGCAGGCGGACTCGGGGATGAACGCCCTGATGCAGGCGGCCCAGCGCGGGCAGACGGACATCGTGGTGTCGCTCCTGGGGGCCGGTGCCGACCCGACGCTGGAGACGGCCGAGGGGCGGACGGCGCTGATGCTTGCCGCCAGGAACGGGGCCCACCATTCGGTGGATCTGCTGCTGGAGGCCGGGGCCGATCCCGATGAGGCGGACGCCCAGGGCGTGACCGCCCTGATGCACGCGGCCGGCGGCCAGCACATGGAAGCGGTGATCGTGCTGCTGGGCGGGGGTGCCCGGGTGGACCTGGCGGACAGCAGCGGGCGCGGCGCCCTGGATCGGGCCGGCGAGAGCGGGCCCATCGCCGACGTGCTGCGCGAGGCCGCCGGGGGCTGA
- the tadA gene encoding Flp pilus assembly complex ATPase component TadA: protein MSKLSIFGKGKQDGVTEARASGDALPGVARALRVPRLTADALLAFREMPGSDTEPWDMLISAMATDEQSSLKLLAERTGLPFVAEPRLSESALRFYEMVPPNVARERHVGGVASDGRCMTIATAQPMQPDFFTQLEEHLGMPLRLVLTPRAVVQSLVNRGYEQRQDLVTEIIEEMPLDERAIASAAGSVGAGNDLLALARQGPVIRLVNMILFEALRRRASDVHVHPEETRLNIRLRVDGMLVDAFSPPLSLASAISSRLKVMTELDIANRHSPQDGQTTVRVGAHKVDIRLSVIPTVHGERLVMRLLDQGQNKLSLDTLGMTQEMQAELKSTVDRPNGMLLVTGPTGSGKTTTLYSALGMVDRDSRNVMTIEDPVEYRLEGISQMQVNAKRGVTFAAGLRSLLRQDPDVILVGEVRDHETAQLAVQASLTGHLVLATLHTNDAPSAIPRLLDIGVEPFLVTSSLLGVMAQRLVRRLATPEEQNESGQRYRGRMGVYELMRMNDELRTLTAQRSDGVLLMEAAKRAGFKPMIEDAKMKAAKGMTDEAEIKRVLS, encoded by the coding sequence ATGAGCAAGCTATCCATCTTCGGGAAGGGCAAGCAGGACGGGGTGACCGAGGCCCGGGCGTCGGGTGATGCGCTGCCGGGTGTTGCCCGGGCGTTGCGAGTACCCCGGCTGACGGCCGATGCGTTGCTGGCATTCCGGGAGATGCCGGGCTCGGACACCGAACCCTGGGACATGCTCATCAGCGCGATGGCGACCGACGAGCAGAGCTCGCTGAAGCTGCTGGCCGAGCGGACGGGGCTGCCGTTCGTGGCCGAGCCCCGGCTGAGCGAGAGCGCGCTGCGGTTCTATGAGATGGTGCCCCCGAACGTGGCGCGCGAGCGGCACGTGGGCGGGGTCGCCAGCGATGGCCGCTGCATGACCATCGCCACGGCCCAGCCGATGCAGCCCGACTTCTTCACGCAGCTCGAAGAGCACCTGGGCATGCCTCTGCGGCTGGTGCTCACGCCCCGGGCGGTGGTGCAGAGCCTGGTGAACCGCGGCTACGAGCAGCGGCAGGACCTGGTTACTGAGATCATCGAGGAGATGCCCCTCGACGAGCGGGCGATCGCCAGCGCGGCGGGCTCGGTCGGTGCCGGGAACGACCTGCTCGCGCTCGCGCGCCAGGGGCCGGTCATCCGGCTGGTCAACATGATCCTCTTCGAGGCGCTGCGCCGGCGCGCGAGCGATGTTCACGTCCATCCCGAGGAAACGCGGCTGAACATACGGTTGCGTGTCGACGGCATGCTGGTGGATGCCTTCAGCCCCCCGCTGTCGCTGGCGTCGGCGATCAGCAGCCGCCTGAAGGTGATGACCGAGCTCGACATCGCCAACCGGCACAGCCCGCAGGACGGGCAGACGACCGTGCGCGTGGGTGCCCACAAGGTGGACATCCGCTTGAGCGTGATCCCCACGGTGCATGGCGAGCGGCTGGTCATGCGTCTGCTCGACCAGGGCCAGAACAAGCTGAGCCTGGACACGCTGGGCATGACCCAGGAGATGCAGGCGGAGCTCAAGAGCACGGTCGACCGGCCCAACGGCATGCTGCTCGTCACCGGGCCAACTGGGTCGGGCAAGACGACCACGCTGTACTCGGCCCTTGGCATGGTCGATCGCGATTCACGCAACGTGATGACGATCGAGGATCCGGTGGAGTATCGCCTCGAAGGCATCAGCCAGATGCAGGTGAACGCCAAGCGGGGCGTTACGTTTGCGGCCGGCTTGCGGAGCTTGTTGCGTCAGGACCCCGACGTGATCCTTGTTGGTGAGGTGCGTGACCACGAGACGGCCCAACTCGCGGTGCAGGCTTCGCTGACCGGTCACCTGGTGCTGGCGACCTTGCACACCAACGACGCCCCGAGCGCGATCCCGCGCTTGTTGGACATCGGCGTCGAGCCGTTCCTGGTCACGAGTTCCTTGCTGGGCGTGATGGCCCAGCGGCTGGTACGCCGATTGGCCACACCCGAGGAGCAGAATGAAAGCGGCCAGCGATATCGTGGCCGGATGGGTGTGTACGAGCTCATGCGCATGAACGACGAGTTGCGCACGCTGACGGCCCAGCGATCGGACGGCGTGCTGCTGATGGAGGCCGCCAAACGGGCGGGGTTCAAACCGATGATCGAGGACGCGAAGATGAAGGCCGCCAAGGGCATGACCGATGAGGCGGAGATCAAGCGGGTGTTGTCATAG
- a CDS encoding ABC transporter substrate-binding protein, whose product MTHPSHLPKAPRVISLLPSATEILCLVGGDHLLVGRSHECDFPSKLSHLPTLTAARTTYSGSPGSSAEIDRQVREALGPGDSRGAEDPAPSLYSLDTGMLEALQPDIILTQNLCDVCSIALPEVQAAAQRIGEKSGTEPTIISLDPHTLEQVYDDCLTIGKAIGNEDHAMHQVAALRERFYAAADMVPSFAHAPVVGFLEWTDPIFIAGHWTVQLIERAGGRHPLNETIAKQGSGAAAGAMHSERTAGKSISVPNEIFAATKPEALVIAPCGLTLEQTRHATSEIARQDWFRSLPAVQNGKVALVDGNQYFNRPGPRLVDAFEWLVAWLHEREDRMPVGFGWEQWTN is encoded by the coding sequence ATGACCCACCCCAGCCACCTCCCTAAGGCACCGCGTGTCATCAGCCTCCTGCCCTCGGCCACCGAGATCCTGTGCCTCGTCGGCGGCGACCACCTGCTGGTCGGCCGCAGCCACGAGTGCGACTTCCCATCCAAGCTCTCCCACCTGCCCACACTCACCGCCGCCCGGACTACCTATTCGGGTAGTCCAGGGTCGTCGGCCGAGATCGATCGGCAGGTTCGCGAGGCCCTCGGCCCCGGTGACTCTCGCGGAGCGGAAGACCCCGCACCATCCCTCTACTCGCTCGACACCGGGATGCTCGAAGCCCTCCAGCCCGACATCATCCTCACCCAAAACCTGTGTGACGTATGCTCGATCGCCTTACCGGAAGTGCAAGCCGCCGCCCAACGCATCGGCGAGAAGTCGGGCACCGAACCCACCATCATCAGCCTCGACCCCCACACCCTCGAGCAGGTCTACGACGACTGCCTGACGATCGGCAAAGCGATCGGCAACGAAGACCACGCCATGCACCAGGTCGCCGCCCTGCGCGAGCGCTTCTACGCCGCCGCCGACATGGTGCCCAGCTTCGCCCACGCCCCGGTCGTCGGTTTTCTTGAATGGACCGACCCCATCTTCATCGCCGGCCACTGGACCGTGCAACTCATCGAACGCGCCGGCGGCCGCCACCCCCTGAACGAGACCATCGCCAAACAAGGCTCCGGAGCCGCCGCCGGCGCCATGCACAGCGAACGCACCGCCGGCAAGTCCATCAGCGTTCCTAACGAAATCTTCGCCGCAACCAAACCCGAGGCCCTCGTCATCGCCCCCTGCGGCCTGACCCTGGAACAGACCCGCCACGCGACGAGCGAGATCGCCCGTCAGGACTGGTTCCGCTCACTCCCGGCCGTACAGAACGGCAAGGTCGCCCTCGTCGACGGCAACCAGTACTTCAACCGGCCCGGGCCGAGGCTGGTCGACGCGTTCGAGTGGCTCGTGGCGTGGTTGCACGAAAGGGAGGATCGGATGCCGGTGGGGTTTGGGTGGGAACAATGGACGAATTGA
- a CDS encoding DUF2238 domain-containing protein, whose product MVAAIDRSVHFSTAAIAGLLIWAVLHLAGGNVPIGGDAVLYNYRPAEWLPRYDQALHAFGFAVATLVCWECLRIAFKRDDGAPPKPTTGLVLACILMGIGLGALNEVVEFVAVLTMPDTNVGGYTNTGWDLVSNLVGAAAMGVYIRLRG is encoded by the coding sequence GTGGTCGCCGCTATCGACCGCAGCGTCCACTTCTCCACCGCCGCCATCGCTGGCCTGCTTATCTGGGCCGTCCTCCACCTGGCCGGCGGCAACGTGCCCATCGGCGGCGATGCGGTGCTGTATAACTATCGTCCGGCCGAGTGGCTACCGAGGTATGACCAGGCCCTCCACGCATTCGGCTTCGCGGTCGCAACGCTGGTCTGCTGGGAGTGCCTCCGAATCGCGTTCAAGCGCGACGATGGGGCACCACCCAAGCCAACGACCGGCTTAGTCCTTGCCTGCATCCTCATGGGCATCGGCCTGGGCGCCCTCAACGAGGTCGTCGAGTTCGTCGCCGTCTTGACCATGCCCGACACCAACGTCGGCGGCTACACCAACACCGGCTGGGACCTGGTCAGCAACCTCGTGGGCGCGGCGGCGATGGGGGTCTACATTCGGTTGCGCGGCTAG
- a CDS encoding DUF1801 domain-containing protein, translating to MADTKPTTIAAYLKALPADRREALEAIRAVVNKNIDTKFAEGMQYGMPAWFVPHSVYPAGYHCDANQPLPFASVASQKNHIGIYLFCIYQDDELREWFVDAWKASGKKLDMGKSCIRVKKLEDVPLDVLGKAVKKMKAKGFIEHYDSVRPDGPKGMNGKVSKNSSKTTAKKVAKKTSKKTTKKVSKKAASKKTTKRR from the coding sequence ATGGCTGACACGAAACCGACAACGATTGCAGCGTATCTCAAGGCTCTGCCCGCCGATCGCCGGGAGGCTCTAGAGGCGATCCGTGCGGTGGTGAACAAGAACATCGATACGAAGTTCGCCGAAGGCATGCAGTATGGCATGCCGGCGTGGTTCGTGCCGCACAGCGTGTATCCGGCGGGCTACCACTGCGACGCCAATCAGCCGTTGCCGTTCGCGAGCGTGGCCAGCCAGAAGAATCACATCGGGATCTACCTCTTCTGCATCTACCAGGACGACGAGCTACGCGAGTGGTTCGTCGACGCCTGGAAGGCGAGCGGCAAGAAGCTGGATATGGGCAAGAGCTGCATCCGCGTCAAGAAACTCGAGGACGTGCCGTTGGACGTGCTGGGCAAGGCGGTCAAGAAGATGAAGGCCAAGGGGTTCATCGAGCACTACGACAGTGTGCGGCCCGATGGTCCGAAGGGGATGAACGGGAAGGTCTCGAAGAACAGCAGCAAGACGACAGCTAAGAAGGTCGCCAAGAAAACTTCGAAGAAGACCACCAAGAAGGTGTCGAAGAAGGCTGCGAGCAAGAAAACTACGAAGCGTCGCTAA
- a CDS encoding DUF87 domain-containing protein yields the protein MTVHLTETITLDPARLAQSRAVIQASSGGGKSYLLRSIVEQAADQMPVIVIDPEGEFFTIREVASMVLVGPHGEIPCELKSARQVARALMEHACSAIIDLSELPTRDHEQYVADFLKAVMGAPRACWRPTIIAIDEAHRFCPEGMRSENSAAQVIDLMSRGRKRGYGGILLSQRISKLRKDAIAEAGNQFLGMTTLDIDIKRAADMLGMSRADAQVLRELKPGEWFAHGPALSEPGVSRFRASRPQTSPPDGATATVPPVKHSAVMRALAEAVKDIAGEGRPLTLEDAEKTITQLRRELAKKSKMAPEPDPAAVQRAVDQALAYERRLRTDQLAKVGTLSARAARILDEIQDFAAEAEGADHSPEPRKMVAPAPDHSVEPTKMVAPASTGSAQDRVLHALAWWFKAGVELPTTEQVAFVASISPRSSTIRAARSELKKAGLIAYYGQGTSLTAQGRGAVEFPKVGTIADWHAMIRQQLSGASLRVFEVVLERDGLDVEEVAQRAEVSPGSSTIRAALAELRKLGLIKKGQPIRGTDLLYPESLNNSRSAG from the coding sequence ATGACCGTCCATCTGACCGAAACCATCACCCTCGACCCCGCCCGTCTGGCCCAGAGCCGGGCGGTCATCCAGGCCAGCTCGGGCGGGGGCAAGAGCTACCTGCTGCGCTCGATCGTGGAGCAGGCGGCCGACCAGATGCCCGTGATCGTCATCGACCCCGAGGGCGAGTTCTTCACCATCCGCGAGGTCGCCAGCATGGTGCTGGTGGGCCCGCACGGCGAGATCCCATGCGAGCTGAAGAGCGCCCGCCAGGTGGCCCGCGCCCTGATGGAGCACGCGTGCAGCGCCATCATTGACCTGTCCGAGCTGCCCACGCGCGACCACGAGCAGTACGTGGCCGACTTCCTCAAGGCCGTCATGGGGGCCCCGCGGGCCTGCTGGCGGCCCACGATCATCGCGATCGACGAGGCCCACCGTTTCTGCCCAGAGGGCATGCGATCCGAGAACTCGGCCGCCCAGGTCATCGACCTGATGAGCCGCGGCCGCAAGCGCGGGTACGGCGGCATCCTGCTCAGCCAGCGGATCTCGAAGCTGCGAAAGGACGCGATCGCCGAGGCCGGCAACCAGTTCCTAGGCATGACGACCCTGGACATCGACATCAAGCGGGCGGCCGACATGCTGGGCATGAGCAGGGCCGACGCCCAGGTCCTGCGCGAGCTGAAGCCGGGCGAGTGGTTCGCCCACGGCCCGGCCCTGAGCGAGCCGGGCGTCTCGCGCTTCCGCGCTAGCCGGCCCCAGACCTCGCCGCCGGACGGCGCCACCGCCACCGTGCCGCCCGTGAAGCACTCGGCCGTCATGCGGGCCCTGGCCGAAGCGGTGAAGGACATCGCTGGCGAGGGTCGTCCTCTCACCCTCGAGGACGCCGAGAAGACGATCACCCAGCTCCGGCGGGAGCTGGCAAAGAAGTCGAAGATGGCCCCAGAGCCGGATCCCGCCGCGGTGCAGCGTGCTGTCGATCAGGCCCTGGCCTACGAGCGCCGGCTGCGCACCGACCAGCTCGCCAAGGTCGGCACGCTCTCTGCTCGAGCGGCCAGGATCCTCGATGAGATCCAGGACTTCGCGGCCGAGGCGGAGGGGGCCGACCATTCTCCCGAGCCCAGGAAGATGGTCGCGCCAGCCCCGGACCACTCTGTTGAGCCCACCAAAATGGTCGCACCGGCCTCGACCGGCTCGGCTCAAGACCGCGTCCTGCACGCCCTGGCGTGGTGGTTCAAGGCCGGCGTCGAGCTACCGACGACCGAGCAGGTGGCCTTCGTGGCCAGCATCAGCCCGCGATCGAGCACGATCCGGGCGGCCAGGTCCGAGCTCAAGAAGGCCGGGCTCATCGCGTACTACGGCCAGGGCACCAGCCTGACCGCCCAGGGCCGCGGCGCCGTCGAGTTCCCCAAGGTGGGCACGATCGCCGACTGGCACGCCATGATCCGCCAGCAACTCAGCGGCGCCTCGCTCCGCGTGTTCGAGGTCGTCCTCGAGCGGGACGGCCTGGACGTCGAAGAGGTCGCCCAGCGTGCCGAAGTCTCGCCGGGCAGCTCGACCATCCGGGCCGCCCTGGCCGAGCTGCGGAAGCTAGGGCTGATCAAGAAGGGCCAGCCGATCCGGGGCACGGATCTGTTGTATCCAGAATCACTCAACAACTCCCGTAGCGCGGGCTGA
- a CDS encoding HAD-IIIA family hydrolase: MVIFPPETRPYPATRHQSGPARSAVFFDRDDTLIENATLPPEALAGKLGDLADPAWVRPLPGAADACRRARELGYAVIIVTNQGVVARGGATLAQVEATCQRTLDLLGPGIEAGLACPFHPQANGPAEFCREHDWRKPQPGMLLAAAELFNLDLAHSWMVGDAQRDIDAGLAAGLPQTQCLLVGNTLDLTQVMDRIAQTPAPTHG; encoded by the coding sequence GTGGTCATCTTCCCGCCCGAAACCCGCCCCTACCCGGCCACGCGCCACCAGAGCGGCCCCGCCCGGTCGGCGGTGTTCTTCGACCGCGACGACACCCTCATCGAGAACGCGACCCTGCCTCCAGAAGCCCTGGCTGGGAAACTGGGAGACCTGGCCGATCCGGCGTGGGTTCGACCGCTGCCCGGCGCCGCCGATGCCTGCCGTCGCGCCCGGGAACTGGGCTACGCCGTCATCATCGTGACCAACCAGGGCGTCGTCGCCCGCGGCGGCGCGACGCTCGCCCAAGTCGAAGCCACCTGCCAGCGCACACTCGACTTGCTCGGCCCCGGTATCGAGGCCGGCCTGGCCTGCCCCTTCCACCCACAGGCCAACGGCCCTGCCGAATTCTGCCGCGAACACGATTGGCGTAAGCCCCAGCCCGGCATGCTGCTCGCCGCCGCCGAACTCTTTAACCTCGACCTCGCCCACTCCTGGATGGTCGGCGACGCCCAGCGCGACATCGACGCAGGCCTGGCCGCGGGTTTGCCCCAAACCCAGTGCCTCCTCGTTGGCAATACACTCGATCTCACCCAGGTGATGGATCGCATCGCCCAAACCCCAGCACCCACGCATGGCTGA